The proteins below come from a single Cololabis saira isolate AMF1-May2022 chromosome 2, fColSai1.1, whole genome shotgun sequence genomic window:
- the LOC133456837 gene encoding uncharacterized protein LOC133456837, producing MATGLLLLLTSLASLAALAAASHHFGGTVSFTYKGTNADGTFQVAIRNRATYDGCQYNHNWFCYTGNCGNVSSSQKSTIDGSTNVTSYNSQWCETETVEMRAVSTNTPFQMRSASCCWIPTRNSVNHWRLNTLVDLGVRSDTGKPNSSPDIAILPFMRVPANCPRTYKLMSYDPDGDRVRCRYGNIPYVECVNCNLPQGFHLDQDSCTLHYRNASDNPRVFAFEMVVEDYPRGHMDLSYSDGSRTHKHPLLSRRKRSLLHQQLTTTSPTPSSSAPYVNSPPLSKLPLQFSLLVDPAAPSCQEGVFVPRFVSPTPENGEHIQAEVNKETEIRIRAVATHSTLQNIIISGPTNVSKSRNTHDEFVIRWTPTVDDLGDHYPVCFAVESSTG from the exons ATGGCGACCGgactgctgctcctgctgaccTCGCTGGCCTCACTGGCGGCGCTGGCGGCGGCGTCGCACCACTTCGGCGGGACGGTCAGCTTCACCTACAAGGGAACCAACGCCGACGGAACCTTCCAG GTGGCCATTCGCAACAGGGCGACCTACGATGGTTGCCAGTACAACCACAACTGGTTCTGCTACACCGGCAACTGTGGAAACGTCAGCTCAAGCCAGAAAAGCACGATTGACGGAAGCACAAATGTGACCTCGTACAACAGCCAGTGGTGTGAGACCGAAACGGTTGAGATGAGGGCCGTCTCCACCAACACACCCTTTCAGATG AGGTCAGCTAGCTGCTGCTGGATTCCAACACGAAACTCTGTTAATCATTGGAGGCTGAATACCCTGGTGGACTTGGGAGTAAGATCCGACACTGGGAAACCAAACAGTTCCCCAGACATTGCCATTCTTCCCTTCATGAG AGTTCCTGCGAACTGCCCCCGAACCTACAAGCTGATGTCCTACGACCCCGATGGTGACAGAGTCCGGTGCAGATATGGGAATATCCCATATGTAGAGTGTGTTAATTGTAATCTACCCCAAGGCTTCCACCTCGATCAG GACTCTTGCACCTTACATTACCGAAATGCCAGCGACAACCCGAGGGTGTTTGCCTTTGAGATGGTGGTGGAAGATTACCCGCGAGGGCACATGGATCTGTCCTACTCAGACGGGTCAAGGACGCACAAGCATCCGCTGCTCTCCAGGAGAAAGAGGTCACTATTACATCAACAGTTAACTACGACCTCCCCCACACCTTCCTCAAGTGCACCTTACGTCAACAGTCCTCCCCTCAGCAAACTACCACTGCAGTTCTCGTTACTTG TGGACCCGGCCGCCCCTTCCTGCCAGGAGGGCGTCTTCGTGCCCAGGTTTGTGTCTCCAACacctgagaacggagagcacATCCAGGCCGAGGTCAACAAAGAGACGGAGATCAGAATCAGAGCGGTGGCGACGCATTCAAC CCTGCAGAACATCATCATCAGCGGCCCGACCAACGTCTCCAAGAGCAGGAACACTCACGACGAGTTCGTCATCAGGTGGACGCCGACCGTGGACGACCTCGGAGATCATTACCCAGTCTGCTTTGCAGTGGAATCCTCTACAGGGTGA